The DNA region GCGTGGGGGCGGATCCTGGGGGCAGTTCCGAGAGGGTCAGGCCGTTGGCGCGGATCGCGGCCGCGAGGTCGGCGTTTCCGGACGGGTAATCGCGGTCCAGCCCTCCGGCGAGGACGGCGATGGTGGCCGTGCCTTCTCCGGTGCTTCCGGCCAGTGCGGCGCGATGGGCGTGGGCGTCGATGCCGTAGGCGAGTCCGGCGATGACGCAGATTCCGCGCTGCGCCAGGCTGTAGGCGAGGTCACCGGTAACAGCGGCGCCGTAGCTCGTGCAGTCACGTGAGCCTGCCAGTGCCGCGCAGCTGCCGGGATCGGGGATCCCGTTCCCGATGTTGCCCCGGTACCAGAGCCCGAAGGGCGCGTCCGGAAGGTCGTCCAGGCCGGTGGGCCAGTGCTCATCCCCAGGGATCAGGAAACCACCGCCCAGGCGTTCGATGGTGGCCAGGTCCTTCTCCGGGTCCAGGTCCGGCACGCGGGGTGCCCAGCGCTTCAGCGCGGCGGCCAGCTCCTCGCCCGTCACGTCCGGGAGGGTGTGGGCGGGTTGGGCGCCGGTGGCGAGCCGTAGCGCGGCGTACGCGCCGAGCCTGCCAACAAGGGTCCGCCCAACCGTGTCGTTCGGTTCGAACAAGCGGGTCAGGGCTGCGCGTGCAATGCGGTCGTTCATGGTGTTGCTCCTTCTTGCCGAGAAGTGGGGTGGGTGGGGCGACCAATGGTGACCGGCCAGCTCCCCGCTCCCCCCGTTGTTTTTGGCTGCTGGCGAAGCTTGCGGAGCTGTGCACGTGCAGGCCCGTCTACCCGCCAGGGCAAGACCCGGGAAATCTTCGGAGGAAATAAGCGACGAAGGAGCGCCGGAGAAGACTTTCCCGGGCCGCAGGCCCCGGAGGAACGAAGGGGCTAGAGGGGCCGGAACGGGCACGTACAATCCGAAGGACAGCAGCCAAAAACGTCGTAGACACACAGGTTCAGGGGGTCCGGAGCTCTGCGACGGCGCGCCCTGGACCCAACACCCGGCCGCGCCAGCGGACGCCCATCAACTGGTTGAAGCGCAGCGGAAACCAGGGCGAGCCCAGCGAGCCTGCCCTTGCCCCTGAGTAGGGTTAGGGAATGAGCGATCCGGCTCCACGCCCTGGCCACAGCAGTGACGCCAGGCGCGCAAGCGCATGGCTGTCACCGAGGACCTGGCGGGTCCTGGCTGTGGTGTTCACCGTTGCCGCGCTCGGATCGGTGGCGCTGGTCGCCGTGGATCTGGCTGTCGGCCGGCCGGCCGCCGGTGACCTCTTTATCACTTTCCTCAACGGCCTCGCGGCCGTCATCCTGTGGATGTTTGCGCGGCGGACATGACGAAGGGCCGGCACGTTGAATGTGCCGGCCCTTCGCGGGTTTTCCTCGGCAAAAGGAAATCTATGGGGTGCAGCGTCGGTGCTGCTTGCGGTTACAGCTCGTAGTCTCGGTGGTTCT from Pseudarthrobacter phenanthrenivorans Sphe3 includes:
- the dprA gene encoding DNA-processing protein DprA translates to MNDRIARAALTRLFEPNDTVGRTLVGRLGAYAALRLATGAQPAHTLPDVTGEELAAALKRWAPRVPDLDPEKDLATIERLGGGFLIPGDEHWPTGLDDLPDAPFGLWYRGNIGNGIPDPGSCAALAGSRDCTSYGAAVTGDLAYSLAQRGICVIAGLAYGIDAHAHRAALAGSTGEGTATIAVLAGGLDRDYPSGNADLAAAIRANGLTLSELPPGSAPTRYRFLQRNRIIAALAGVTCVVEARWRSGALNTAHHAETIARHVAAVPGSVHSANSAGCHRLLKEGAAELVTDAAELTELLAS